A single region of the Malus sylvestris chromosome 8, drMalSylv7.2, whole genome shotgun sequence genome encodes:
- the LOC126632230 gene encoding protein IQ-DOMAIN 32-like isoform X2: MKKMGKSTSCFQIIACGKDSADNDDLEAPESKSPSDKRGWSFRKRAARHRVLSNTVITEKPTSGHKESPESASATVPEKISLIHCSDEKPQLVTPENPKVSETEQKVSQTEPKVLETEPNVPEAEQKAPETEPNVPEAEGKAPENEPQLPEIELNVPEAEQKAPETELNVAEAEGKAPETEPNVAEAEGKAPETEPKVPETEPNVPETEPKEPETEPKVSNTENVTEDESAVECKSDENDVIVVQTASRGLLDQKSFMELENVVKLQAAVRGHLVRRHAVGTLQCVQALVKMQALVRARRTCQEKAKSNITYTSIDKLLSNSFARRLLESSPKTKPMHAKCDSSNPGSFWEWMERWTSLSSPSTEDIAESEKAVAAIKKQERRMEEISESPWESKIQDEVLCEISDSKSNITESIVPSESEENRITYDADNLNFQASHSDIEQPQLEKNSTSDVKEITEEINYLPNQSVQSNADSQVELKSFSGNPVMERRKEEISESPRESEIQDEVLCEISDSKSSITESIVPSESEENLITCDADNLNFQASHSNSEQPQLENSSTSDVKEITEEINYLPNQSVQSNADSQVELKSFSGNPVTETEQPKRSMKRLASEELETEGKKSVFGSGKVSNPAFIAAQSKFEVLSSTTNSGRSISPSHQDDAASELQRDTFSSAVDTEIRKELNVAENPVTHVSSVQVGGSECGTEISISSTLDSPNRSDVGATEHEHGAKVSVEGDICNPDGTKNVDVQAKDFPTIPVSNLSDPVLDQPEKHDVVNGEIEDSVVAVDSPQAESQPERTESDLQREQDPEAGIQAYASPPETSPRSHLTVPESQGTPSSLISVKAKRSKADKSGSNQKRKFASAGKNSPSNPNQDSGSNKDQKKGKRRNSFGSEKPAADKIDQEPRHSSSNSSIPRFMQATESAKAKLQTNTSPRSSPDMQDKDINIKKRHSLPGTNGRQGSPRIQQSTSQAQPGAKTNERKWNR, encoded by the exons atgaagaaaatgggGAAATCCACCTCTTGCTTCCAAATTATCGCCTGCGGTAAGGATTCAGCGGACAACGATGATCTCGAAGCTCCCGAG AGCAAGAGTCCGAGTGACAAGCGCGGATGGAGCTTCCGAAAGAGAGCTGCACGGCATCGAGTGTTGAGCAACACTGTCATCACAGAGAAGCCCACTTCCGGGCATAAGGAGAGCCCGGAATCAGCGAGCGCTACTGTTCCAGAAAAGATATCGTTAATACATTGCAGTGACGAGAAACCCCAGTTGGTGACTCCTGAGAACCCAAAAGTATCTGAGACTGAACAGAAGGTATCCCAGACTGAACCAAAAGTACTTGAGACTGAACCGAACGTACCTGAAGCTGAACAGAAAGCACCGGAGACTGAACCGAACGTACCAGAAGCTGAAGGGAAAGCACCGGAGAATGAACCGCAATTACCGGAGATTGAACTGAACGTACCCGAAGCTGAACAGAAAGCACCGGAGACTGAACTGAACGTAGCAGAAGCTGAAGGGAAGGCACCGGAGACTGAACCGAACGTAGCTGAAGCTGAAGGGAAAGCACCGGAGACTGAACCGAAAGTACCCGAGACTGAACCGAACGTACCCGAGACTGAACCGAAAGAACCCGAGACTGAACCCAAAGTATCCAATACTGAAAATGTCACAGAAGATGAAAGTGCAGTCGAATGCAAATCGGATGAGAATGATGTTATTGTTGTGCAGACAGCTTCCAGAGGATTGCTG GATCAGAAATCGTTCATGGAGCTTGAGAATGTTGTTAAGTTGCAAGCTGCTGTTCGTGGGCATTTGGTCCGTAGGCATGCCGTGGGAACTTTACAATGTGTTCAAGCTCTTGTGAAAATGCAAGCTCTTGTTCGTGCTCGCCGTACTTGTCAG GAGAAGGCCAAATCGAATATAACATACACTTCAATTGACAAGCTACTTAGCAATAGTTTTGCCCGCCGG ttgttggaATCATCACCGAAGACCAAACCTATGCATGCCAAGTGTGATTCCTCTAATCCCGGCTCTTTTTGGGAATGGATGGAGAGATGGACGTCACTATCATCGCCGTCAACGGAGGATATTGCAGAGTCAGAAAAAGCAGTGGCAGCAATAAAGAAACAGGAAAGAAGAATGGAAGAAATTTCTGAATCCCCTTGGGAATCTaaaattcaagatgaagttctTTGTGAGATATCAGACTCAAAGTCCAACATCACGGAATCAATAGTGCCATCTGAAAGTGAAGAGAATCGGATTACTTATGACGCTGATAACTTGAACTTTCAGGCAAGCCATTCTGATATTGAACAGCCTCAGTTGGAAAAAAACAGTACATCTGATGTGAAAGAGATTACGGAAGAGATCAATTATCTTCCAAATCAAAGTGTGCAATCAAATGCAGATTCTCAGGTGGAGCTCAAGTCCTTTTCTGGGAACCCTGTCatggaaagaagaaaggaagaaattTCTGAGTCCCCTCGGGAATCTgaaattcaagatgaagttctTTGTGAGATATCAGACTCAAAGTCCAGCATCACGGAATCAATAGTGCCATCTGAAAGTGAAGAAAATCTGATTACTTGTGACGCTGACAACTTGAACTTTCAGGCAAGCCATTCTAACAGTGAACAGCCTCAGTTGGAGAACAGCAGTACTTCTGATGTGAAAGAGATCACAGAAGAGATCAATTATCTTCCAAATCAAAGTGTGCAATCAAATGCAGATTCTCAAGTGGAGCTCAAGTCCTTTTCTGGGAACCCTGTCACAGAAACTGAACAACCTAAACGTTCTATGAAAAGATTAGCCTCAGAAGAACTAGAAACCGAAGGAAAGAAATCTGTATTTGGATCGGGGAAAGTGAGTAATCCTGCATTTATTGCTGCACAGTCAAAATTTGAAGTGCTGAGTTCAACTACCAATTCAGGTAGATCGATTAGCCCATCCCATCAAGATGATGCTGCAAGTGAATTACAAAGGGACACATTCTCATCTGCAGTGGATACTGAAATCAGAAAGGAGCTCAACGTGGCAGAAAACCCAGTCACCCATGTATCAAGTGTTCAAGTTGGTGGATCTGAGTGTGGCACTGAAATCTCCATTTCTTCCACCCTTGATTCGCCTAACAGATCTGATGTTGGAGCTACGGAACATGAGCATGGAGCCAAAGTTTCAGTGGAAGGAGACATTTGCAATCCTGACGGCACCAAAAATGTGGATGTCCAAGCCAAAGATTTCCCTACAATCCCAGTCTCCAACTTATCTGATCCAGTCTTGGATCAACCAGAAAAACATGATGTTGTTAATGGTGAGATCGAAGATTCTGTGGTTGCTGTGGACTCCCCACAAGCAGAGTCTCAGCCAGAGAGAACTGAGTCTGATCTGCAGAGAGAACAGGACCCTGAGGCAGGTATTCAAGCATATGCATCACCCCCagaaacttctccaagaagccATTTGACTGTCCCAGAATCTCAAGGAACACCGTCTAGTCTGATATCCGTGAAAGCTAAAAGGAGCAAAGCTGATAAGAGTGGATCCAACCAAAAGCGCAAGTTTGCTTCAGCAGGAAAGAATTCGCCCTCTAACCCAAACCAAGATTCTGGATCAAATAAAGATCAGAAAAAGGGGAAGAGACGCAATTCATTTGGTTCAGAAAAACCCGCCGCTGATAAGATTGATCAAGAACCAAGACATAGCAGTAGTAATAGTTCCATCCCCCGTTTCATGCAAGCCACAGAATCTGCAAAAGCAAAACTTCAAACAAATACCTCTCCAAGATCGAGTCCAGATATGCAAGACAAAGACATTAACATAAAGAAGAGACATTCCTTACCTGGTACAAACGGAAGGCAGGGGTCTCCACGCATCCAGCAGTCAACGTCTCAAGCACAGCCGGGTGCAAAGACAAATG AGAGAAAATGGAACAGGTGA
- the LOC126632230 gene encoding protein IQ-DOMAIN 32-like isoform X1 yields MKKMGKSTSCFQIIACGKDSADNDDLEAPESKSPSDKRGWSFRKRAARHRVLSNTVITEKPTSGHKESPESASATVPEKISLIHCSDEKPQLVTPENPKVSETEQKVSQTEPKVLETEPNVPEAEQKAPETEPNVPEAEGKAPENEPQLPEIELNVPEAEQKAPETELNVAEAEGKAPETEPNVAEAEGKAPETEPKVPETEPNVPETEPKEPETEPKVSNTENVTEDESAVECKSDENDVIVVQTASRGLLDQKSFMELENVVKLQAAVRGHLVRRHAVGTLQCVQALVKMQALVRARRTCQVIDHNSKFSEKAKSNITYTSIDKLLSNSFARRLLESSPKTKPMHAKCDSSNPGSFWEWMERWTSLSSPSTEDIAESEKAVAAIKKQERRMEEISESPWESKIQDEVLCEISDSKSNITESIVPSESEENRITYDADNLNFQASHSDIEQPQLEKNSTSDVKEITEEINYLPNQSVQSNADSQVELKSFSGNPVMERRKEEISESPRESEIQDEVLCEISDSKSSITESIVPSESEENLITCDADNLNFQASHSNSEQPQLENSSTSDVKEITEEINYLPNQSVQSNADSQVELKSFSGNPVTETEQPKRSMKRLASEELETEGKKSVFGSGKVSNPAFIAAQSKFEVLSSTTNSGRSISPSHQDDAASELQRDTFSSAVDTEIRKELNVAENPVTHVSSVQVGGSECGTEISISSTLDSPNRSDVGATEHEHGAKVSVEGDICNPDGTKNVDVQAKDFPTIPVSNLSDPVLDQPEKHDVVNGEIEDSVVAVDSPQAESQPERTESDLQREQDPEAGIQAYASPPETSPRSHLTVPESQGTPSSLISVKAKRSKADKSGSNQKRKFASAGKNSPSNPNQDSGSNKDQKKGKRRNSFGSEKPAADKIDQEPRHSSSNSSIPRFMQATESAKAKLQTNTSPRSSPDMQDKDINIKKRHSLPGTNGRQGSPRIQQSTSQAQPGAKTNERKWNR; encoded by the exons atgaagaaaatgggGAAATCCACCTCTTGCTTCCAAATTATCGCCTGCGGTAAGGATTCAGCGGACAACGATGATCTCGAAGCTCCCGAG AGCAAGAGTCCGAGTGACAAGCGCGGATGGAGCTTCCGAAAGAGAGCTGCACGGCATCGAGTGTTGAGCAACACTGTCATCACAGAGAAGCCCACTTCCGGGCATAAGGAGAGCCCGGAATCAGCGAGCGCTACTGTTCCAGAAAAGATATCGTTAATACATTGCAGTGACGAGAAACCCCAGTTGGTGACTCCTGAGAACCCAAAAGTATCTGAGACTGAACAGAAGGTATCCCAGACTGAACCAAAAGTACTTGAGACTGAACCGAACGTACCTGAAGCTGAACAGAAAGCACCGGAGACTGAACCGAACGTACCAGAAGCTGAAGGGAAAGCACCGGAGAATGAACCGCAATTACCGGAGATTGAACTGAACGTACCCGAAGCTGAACAGAAAGCACCGGAGACTGAACTGAACGTAGCAGAAGCTGAAGGGAAGGCACCGGAGACTGAACCGAACGTAGCTGAAGCTGAAGGGAAAGCACCGGAGACTGAACCGAAAGTACCCGAGACTGAACCGAACGTACCCGAGACTGAACCGAAAGAACCCGAGACTGAACCCAAAGTATCCAATACTGAAAATGTCACAGAAGATGAAAGTGCAGTCGAATGCAAATCGGATGAGAATGATGTTATTGTTGTGCAGACAGCTTCCAGAGGATTGCTG GATCAGAAATCGTTCATGGAGCTTGAGAATGTTGTTAAGTTGCAAGCTGCTGTTCGTGGGCATTTGGTCCGTAGGCATGCCGTGGGAACTTTACAATGTGTTCAAGCTCTTGTGAAAATGCAAGCTCTTGTTCGTGCTCGCCGTACTTGTCAGGTGATAGACCATAACTCTAAGTTCTCG GAGAAGGCCAAATCGAATATAACATACACTTCAATTGACAAGCTACTTAGCAATAGTTTTGCCCGCCGG ttgttggaATCATCACCGAAGACCAAACCTATGCATGCCAAGTGTGATTCCTCTAATCCCGGCTCTTTTTGGGAATGGATGGAGAGATGGACGTCACTATCATCGCCGTCAACGGAGGATATTGCAGAGTCAGAAAAAGCAGTGGCAGCAATAAAGAAACAGGAAAGAAGAATGGAAGAAATTTCTGAATCCCCTTGGGAATCTaaaattcaagatgaagttctTTGTGAGATATCAGACTCAAAGTCCAACATCACGGAATCAATAGTGCCATCTGAAAGTGAAGAGAATCGGATTACTTATGACGCTGATAACTTGAACTTTCAGGCAAGCCATTCTGATATTGAACAGCCTCAGTTGGAAAAAAACAGTACATCTGATGTGAAAGAGATTACGGAAGAGATCAATTATCTTCCAAATCAAAGTGTGCAATCAAATGCAGATTCTCAGGTGGAGCTCAAGTCCTTTTCTGGGAACCCTGTCatggaaagaagaaaggaagaaattTCTGAGTCCCCTCGGGAATCTgaaattcaagatgaagttctTTGTGAGATATCAGACTCAAAGTCCAGCATCACGGAATCAATAGTGCCATCTGAAAGTGAAGAAAATCTGATTACTTGTGACGCTGACAACTTGAACTTTCAGGCAAGCCATTCTAACAGTGAACAGCCTCAGTTGGAGAACAGCAGTACTTCTGATGTGAAAGAGATCACAGAAGAGATCAATTATCTTCCAAATCAAAGTGTGCAATCAAATGCAGATTCTCAAGTGGAGCTCAAGTCCTTTTCTGGGAACCCTGTCACAGAAACTGAACAACCTAAACGTTCTATGAAAAGATTAGCCTCAGAAGAACTAGAAACCGAAGGAAAGAAATCTGTATTTGGATCGGGGAAAGTGAGTAATCCTGCATTTATTGCTGCACAGTCAAAATTTGAAGTGCTGAGTTCAACTACCAATTCAGGTAGATCGATTAGCCCATCCCATCAAGATGATGCTGCAAGTGAATTACAAAGGGACACATTCTCATCTGCAGTGGATACTGAAATCAGAAAGGAGCTCAACGTGGCAGAAAACCCAGTCACCCATGTATCAAGTGTTCAAGTTGGTGGATCTGAGTGTGGCACTGAAATCTCCATTTCTTCCACCCTTGATTCGCCTAACAGATCTGATGTTGGAGCTACGGAACATGAGCATGGAGCCAAAGTTTCAGTGGAAGGAGACATTTGCAATCCTGACGGCACCAAAAATGTGGATGTCCAAGCCAAAGATTTCCCTACAATCCCAGTCTCCAACTTATCTGATCCAGTCTTGGATCAACCAGAAAAACATGATGTTGTTAATGGTGAGATCGAAGATTCTGTGGTTGCTGTGGACTCCCCACAAGCAGAGTCTCAGCCAGAGAGAACTGAGTCTGATCTGCAGAGAGAACAGGACCCTGAGGCAGGTATTCAAGCATATGCATCACCCCCagaaacttctccaagaagccATTTGACTGTCCCAGAATCTCAAGGAACACCGTCTAGTCTGATATCCGTGAAAGCTAAAAGGAGCAAAGCTGATAAGAGTGGATCCAACCAAAAGCGCAAGTTTGCTTCAGCAGGAAAGAATTCGCCCTCTAACCCAAACCAAGATTCTGGATCAAATAAAGATCAGAAAAAGGGGAAGAGACGCAATTCATTTGGTTCAGAAAAACCCGCCGCTGATAAGATTGATCAAGAACCAAGACATAGCAGTAGTAATAGTTCCATCCCCCGTTTCATGCAAGCCACAGAATCTGCAAAAGCAAAACTTCAAACAAATACCTCTCCAAGATCGAGTCCAGATATGCAAGACAAAGACATTAACATAAAGAAGAGACATTCCTTACCTGGTACAAACGGAAGGCAGGGGTCTCCACGCATCCAGCAGTCAACGTCTCAAGCACAGCCGGGTGCAAAGACAAATG AGAGAAAATGGAACAGGTGA
- the LOC126632233 gene encoding uncharacterized protein LOC126632233: MSAVEAGNKVEDGENKQVEKSGELLFCGGTSWDAIGRRKGAVEGNLISPTRLRPLVDVDIRFVASGCSSCHCVALDVEGRCYTWGRNEKGQLGHGDRIQRDRPTVVSELSKYKVVRASSGKNHTVVVTEDGHSFAFGWNKHGQLGSGSTKNEVEASPVRCQVSEVKSVACGGDFTVWLSSVEGASILTAGLPQYGQLGHGTDNEYNTKDSSVRLAYEAQPRPKAIASLAGENIVKVACGTNHTVAVDANGYVYTWGFGGYGRLGHREQKDEWAPRRVDVFQRNNILPPDAIISAGAVNSACTAGGGQLYMWGKIKNTGDDWMYPKPLMDLSGWNLRCMDSGNMHHFVGADSSCISWGHAQYGELGYGPMGQKSSAVPKKVDILEGMHVMSVACGLGHSMVIVDRTTVGDRLDQLEVYDGKASVEGSEEPVSAAPASKQTPKRGASKASENSKRKKSKEPSDSEDEEDSDEPDEDSNGSDDEDSGEQEPKRQRGGKTSGRGRGNGAKKAAAAEGKRGRGRPPANKSPKPAPATTGTGKRGRPRKS; encoded by the exons ATGTCTGCGGTCGAGGCGGGGAACAAGGTGGAGGATGGGGAGAATAAGCAGGTGGAGAAATCGGGAGAGCTTTTGTTCTGCGGAGGTACGTCTTGGGACGCCATTGGCCGCCGCAAGGGCGCCGTTGAAGGTAACTTGATCTCCCCCACGCGCCTCCGCCCTCTCGTCGACGTCGATATCCGATTCGTCGCCTCGGGTTGCT CTTCGTGTCATTGTGTGGCATTGGATGTCGAAGGGCGGTGCTATACTTGGGGTCGCAATGAG AAGGGGCAGCTGGGCCATGGCGATAGAATTCAGCGTGATAGGCCGACTGTAGTGTCTGAACTTTCAAA GTACAAAGTTGTTAGAGCTTCATCCGGGAAGAATCACACTGTAGTCGTTACTGAGGACGGGCATTCTTTTGCCTTTGGCTGGAATAAGCATGGACAGCTGGGTTCAGGTTCAACAAAAAATG AAGTTGAGGCTTCCCCTGTTCGCTGTCAAGTTTCTGAGGTTAAAAGTGTTGCTTGTGGGGGTGACTTCACTGTGTGGTTATCTAGTGTTGAAGGAGCTTCTATACT AACTGCAGGCCTTCCACAGTACGGCCAACTTGGGCATGGTACAGATAATGAG TATAATACTAAAGACAGCTCAGTGAGGCTTGCTTATGAAGCCCAACCACGCCCTAAAGCAATAGCTTCTCTAGCTGGGGAAAATATTGTGAAAGTTGCATGTGGAACAAATCATACAG TGGCAGTGGATGCAAATGGCTATGTTTATAC GTGGGGCTTTGGTGGTTATGGAAG GCTTGGACATAGGGAGCAGAAGGATGAATGGGCTCCTCGTCGTGTTGATGTCTTTCAAAGGAATAATATTCTGCCTCCTGATGCCATTATTTCAGCTGGTGCTGTAAACTCTGCATGTACTGCAG GTGGAGGGCAATTGTATATGTGGGGTAAAATTAAGAATACAGGTGATGACTGGATGTATCCTAAACCACTCATGGATTTAAG TGGCTGGAATTTGCGTTGCATGGATTCAGGCAATATGCACCATTTCGTTGGTGCTGACTCCTCCTGCATAAGCTGGGGTCATGCTCAATATGGAGAGCTGGGATATGGCCCTATGGGACAGAA GTCTTCTGCAGTGCCCAAAAAGGTGGATATCCTTGAGGGTATGCATGTTATGAG TGTTGCATGTGGACTCGGCCATTCCATGGTCATTGTTGATAGAACAACTGTTGGTGACCGACTTGATCAG CTTGAGGTATATGATGGCAAAGCTTCTGTAGAAG GGAGCGAGGAACCTGTGAGTGCCGCTCCAGCCTCGAAGCAAACTCCTAAAAGGGGTGCTTCGAAAGCATCTGAGAATTCCAAGAGGAAGAAGTCAAAAGAACCTTCTGATTCGGAAGATGAAGAAGACAGTGATGAGCCTGATGAGGACAGTAATGGAAGCGATGATGAGGACAGTGGCGAGCAGGAACCTAAAAGGCAACGAGGTGGGAAGACTTCTGGTAGAGGTAGAGGCAATGGAGCTAAAAAGGCGGCAGCAGCTGAGGGAAAGCGCGGACGGGGTCGCCCTCCTgcaaataaaagcccaaaacctgCACCAGCAACAACTGGAACCGGTAAGAGAGGAAGGCCTCGCAAGTCGTAA
- the LOC126632232 gene encoding bZIP transcription factor 29-like produces MEGSDENGSANKQQRPNPTFGLSSFSVPKPNSNLDIPSFNPSSQMGLPMRQSSPSLSPENSKRPGIPPSHPNNHNSMPFSNVMRPQSRSWQLGTQNLSPGSSHTRSLSQPPFFSLDSLPPLSPLTYRDPSGPSLPDPNSVEVSMEETVANSHGPSHRSPVADSSAFWAGDGLPPRRGHRRSNSNSDVPLGFSAVIQSSPQLIPIGRRTSLDGSASGRENSGIGKPNQLMRQGSNGNAEGMDERKLGGEVVDDLFNAYMNLENIDKMNSSGNEDKDLDSRASGSKTNGGESSDNEVESGLNGNSYGRQRPGSDFPSERREGLKRTASGDVVPIRHCRSISMDSYMENLNFDDEPLKPLPLGQQSPSTSLDGNSAKFSTEFGSGEFNAIELRKIMESEKLAEIALSDPKRARRILANRQSAARSKERKMRYIQELEHKVQTLQTEATTLSAQFTKLQRDSVGLTSENNELKFRLQALEQQAQLKDALNEALTGEVQRLKLAAGELGGGEGHLSNRMAQQLSLNQQMLQLQHLNLYQMQQQPQHQAPQNTQPQQFMQQPPQNRPSHHQNGNAAAKPELSQ; encoded by the exons ATGGAGGGAAGTGATGAAAATGGTAGTGCTAATAAGCAGCAGCGGCCTAATCCAACTTTTGGGTTGTCGTCTTTCTCGGTTCCTAAGCCAAACAGCAATTTAGATATTCCCAGTTTCAACCCTTCTTCTCAGATGGGTCTCCCCATGCGGCAATCTTCCCCAAGTTTGAGTCCTGAGAACAGTAAGAGGCCCGGGATCCCTCCTTCGCACCCGAATAACCACAATTCGATGCCTTTTTCGAATGTCATGAGGCCTCAATCGCGTTCTTGGCAGCTGGGAACGCAGAATTTGAGCCCAGGGTCATCCCACACTCGGTCTTTGTCTCAGCCTCCGTTTTTCTCGCTTGATTCATTGCCCCCATTGAGCCCTTTGACTTACCGCGACCCCTCGGGTCCTTCGCTCCCTGACCCAAATTCAGTTGAGGTTTCCATGGAGGAGACTGTTGCTAATTCTCATGGACCTTCGCATCGTTCCCCGGTTGCTGATAGCAGTGCATTTTGGGCCGGAGACGGCCTTCCCCCTCGCAGAGGGCACCGGCGCTCTAACAGTAACAGTGATGTTCCTTTGGGATTCTCAGCTGTCATTCAATCTTCGCCTCAATTGATCCCCATTGGGCGGCGAACAAGTTTGGATGGATCGGCTTCTGGGAGAGAAAATTCGGGGATTGGAAAGCCAAATCAGCTGATGAGACAGGGATCAAATGGGAATGCTGAGGGAATGGACGAGAGGAAATTGGGGGGAGAGGTTGTGGATGACTTGTTTAATGCATACATGAACTTGGAGAACATTGACAAAATGAACTCGTCGGGTAACGAGGATAAGGATTTGGATAGCAGAGCCAGTGGCTCGAAGACAAACGGGGGCGAGAGTAGTGATAATGAAGTGGAAAGTGGTCTAAATGGGAATAGTTACGGCAGGCAGAGGCCAGGTTCTGATTTTCCGAGTGAGAGGAGGGAAGGACTCAAGAGGACTGCTAGTGGCGATGTTGTACCTATCCGACACTGTAGGAGCATTTCAATGGATAGTTATATGGAAAATCTGAATTTCGATGATGAACCACTGAAACCCCTGCCGCTTGGCCAACAATCACCAAGCACTTCGCTTGATGGGAACTCAGCCAAGTTCAGCACGGAGTTTGGAAGTGGTGAGTTCAATGCAATAGAGCTGAGAAAGATAATGGAAAGCGAGAAACTTGCTGAGATAGCGCTATCAGACCCTAAACGTGCAAGGAG GATTTTGGCTAACCGACAGTCAGCTGCTCGTTCCAAGGAGAGGAAGATGCGATACATTCAAGAATTGGAACACAAGGTGCAAACTTTGCAGACGGAGGCAACCACTTTGTCTGCCCAGTTTACGAAGTTGCAG AGAGACTCTGTGGGTCTTACGAGTGAGAACAATGAGTTGAAATTTCGGCTTCAAGCTTTGGAACAACAAGCCCAACTTAAAGATG CTTTAAACGAAGCATTGACTGGAGAAGTCCAGCGACTAAAGCTTGCCGCTGGAGAGCTCGGTGGAGGAGAAGGCCACCTTTCAAACCGCATGGCGCAGCAATTATCGCTTAACCAGCAAATGCTTCAACTGCAGCATCTAAACCTCTATCAAATGCAACAGCAGCCACAGCACCAAGCTCCACAGAACACGCAACCGCAGCAGTTCATGCAGCAGCCTCCGCAAAATCGACCTTCGCATCACCAGAACGGCAACGCTGCGGCTAAGCCTGAGTTGAGCCAGTAG
- the LOC126632234 gene encoding bZIP transcription factor 29-like, producing the protein MEGSDETGSAKQQRPNPAFGSSSFLVPKPNSNLDIPNFNPSQMGFRMSPESSKRPGIPPSHPNNHNSMPFSRPQSGSWQMGQQNLSSGSSHTRSMSQPPFFSLDSLPPLSPLTYREPSPPSLSDPNSVDVSMGESVVNSHGPSLRSPVNDSTAYWAGDGRPPRRGHRRSNSDVSLGLSAISQPSPQLIPAGRRTSLDESASGKPVQLMRQGSNGNAEGMDERKSGGEVVDDLFNAYMNLENIDQMNLSGNEDKDMDSRASGSKTNGGESSDNEVESGLNGNRNGMLRPASGLPNERREGLKRTASGDVVPNARHCRSISMDSYMDNLNFDDEPLKPLPVGQQSPSTSLDGNSAKFSMEFGSGEFNAIELRKIMENDKLAEIALSDPKRAKRILANRQSAARSKERKMRYIVELEHKVQTLQTEATTLSAQFTLLQRDSMGLTSENNELKFRLQSLEQQAQLKDALNEALTGEVQRLKLAAAELGGEGHLSNHTQQNAQPQQFMQPQQN; encoded by the exons ATGGAGGGCAGTGATGAAACTGGTAGTGCCAAGCAACAGCGGCCTAATCCAGCATTTGGGTCGTCGTCTTTCTTGGTTCCTAAGCCAAACAGCAATTTAGATATTCCCAATTTCAACCCCTCTCAAATGGGTTTCCGTATGAGTCCTGAGAGCAGCAAGAGACCTGGGATTCCTCCTTCGCACCCGAATAATCACAATTCGATGCCTTTTTCGAGGCCTCAATCGGGTTCTTGGCAGATGGGTCAACAGAATTTGAGCTCAGGGTCATCCCACACTAGGTCTATGTCTCAACCTCCTTTCTTCTCGCTTGATTCTTTGCCCCCATTGAGCCCTTTGACGTACCGCGAGCCCTCGCCTCCTTCTCTGTCTGACCCGAATTCTGTTGATGTTTCTATGGGGGAGAGTGTTGTTAACTCTCATGGGCCTTCGCTTCGTTCCCCGGTTAATGACAGCACTGCATATTGGGCTGGAGATGGCCGTCCTCCTCGCAGAGGGCACCGGCGCTCTAACAGTGATGTTTCATTAGGACTCTCAGCGATCAGTCAACCTTCGCCGCAATTGATCCCTGCTGGGCGCCGGACGAGTTTGGACGAATCGGCTTCTGGAAAGCCAGTTCAGTTGATGAGACAGGGATCAAATGGGAATGCTGAGGGAATGGACGAGAGGAAATCGGGGGGAGAGGTTGTGGATGACTTGTTTAATGCATACATGAATTTGGAAAACATTGACCAAATGAACTTGTCGGGTAACGAGGACAAGGATATGGATAGCAGAGCCAGTGGCTCGAAGACGAATGGGGGTGAGAGTAGTGATAATGAAGTGGAAAGTGGTCTAAATGGGAATCGTAACGGCATGCTGAGGCCAGCTTCTGGTCTTCCAAATGAGAGGAGGGAAGGACTCAAGAGGACCGCCAGCGGAGATGTTGTACCTAATGCTCGACATTGCAGGAGTATTTCAATGGATAGTTACATGGACAATCTGAATTTCGACGATGAACCACTGAAGCCCCTGCCGGTGGGCCAACAATCACCCAGCACTTCACTAGATGGGAACTCAGCCAAGTTCAGCATGGAGTTTGGAAGTGGTGAGTTCAATGCAATTGAGCTGAGAAAGATCATGGAAAATGATAAACTTGCTGAGATAGCGCTATCAGACCCCAAACGTGCAAAGAG GATTTTAGCTAACCGTCAGTCAGCTGCCCGTTCCAAGGAGAGGAAGATGCGATACATAGTAGAATTGGAACACAAGGTGCAAACACTGCAGACAGAGGCAACCACTTTGTCTGCCCAATTCACGTTATTGCAG AGAGACTCCATGGGTCTTACAAGTGAGAACAATGAATTGAAATTTCGGCTTCAGTCTTTGGAACAACAGGCCCAGCTTAAAGATG CTTTAAACGAGGCCTTAACCGGAGAAGTCCAGCGACTAAAGCTAGCCGCTGCAGAGCTCGGTGGAGAAGGCCACCTCTCAAACCATACTCAACAGAACGCGCAACCGCAGCAGTTCATGCAGCCTCAGCAAAATTGA